taagagtcacaggtggcagctttactcactacaccatagTACTGGCCCCAAAATCTATTGTTAAGAGACCTAATCATACCATTCTTGGAAATTTAATTTATTCACAGTCACCTATAAGTTAATCTGTCAAATTCACCCCAATGTGTAATGCATAATTGCTTGGGATAGGGTCTCATTCCCCTTTCCCTTCCAAACCAGTCACCGGTTCTATTATTTGGAACCCAGGGGAACACAAGTTAACTTTTTATCTCTATAGATGTTATCATtcaatattttatgtattcattcaacaaagcAAATGTTGACTACAAATTTACTCTGTTCCAGGTACTGCATAATGCAAGAGTTATGTTTCATCAATAAGAGCAATATAGCTGCTATATTCATGGATTTTTGTAGTAATGAGAAAGatagaaaaacaacaagaaaagaagctattataaaattattagatGCACTGAGTTGTgtaaaaaaatactaagaaagtGTGATTTGAGAGCAATGATTGGGTTGTATGACTCAGGACACCTACTTTGTGGCTCCATGAGAAGATGATGTCGAAAACCCAAAAGAATGAAGAGAAAGCcatgtgaaaagcagagacaagCACAACCAGAATACAAAGCCCTAAGGTTAAGAAGAACTCAGTCTATTTAAGAAACAAACACTATTGAAATGGCAATAATACCAGGCAATAAGAGCAGTACAGAGACGAGATCAGTGGAGGATACAGGGCATATCAAAAGCATTTTATTAGAGTGAGGGTTGAAGGAATTAAAGCAGAGTAATAACATGAACTAGTCACTTCCTTGGACCCCAATTACATCATTCTTAGAGTTGTAGAAGTGGTTTCTTCAGGGCCTATGATACAGAATAGCTGTTAAGATCAATAGATAATAAACTAGAATACTTCAACATGTTCATCAAACTAAAAAATTTGTGCAAAAATTTAAACCTATGTAtcatttttcataacacacatttccaaTAAATTGTTGAAGACTCCTTATATAGTGAAAGATTTcgaaaaacataaaatgttagCCAACACAATAATACCAAAAATAATGCTTGTGATGTTTTGtatcttctcaaatattttgtttcatcTAAAGAGCAGGCTACAGGAGAAAGTATTGGATTTGGTACTAGACAGACATAGATGTAAACAACAGAATGGTAATATATGAGACATTAACTCAATGGTCAGCTGCTATACTTTCCAattcttagtttcctcatctgtacaataAAAGGCAAAATATGGCCTTTTCCAAAGTCTGGTTGACTCTGAGTATGGCAAAATACCATGCTTAGGCATATATCATAAAATTGATTGCATGTAAAAACTAACAGCAATATCATGGGAAGATAAGTAGAAGACTTCAAGAATAAATAATGTCATGAATGCAAAAATAGGAAAGATACAACAACTGCTCTTTTATACCATATCCACTTTATAGAGCTGAACATCTTCTAATCCTTACTTCTCCATTCCAATCTGATTCAGTTGACCTAGTAACTTTCTAAACAGTCATTCTTCAATTTCCACTAAGCATATGGAAGTCATACTTCCTAAATTTGAACTAAAAGTTGACACTAACTCGATTTTCTGAACTCCAGTTGCTATTTTAAGGAGAGAGAATCTAATTCCAACAGGAAGACAAACACCAATCgtaaggaaaataaatttgtgaAAGACAGTTAAATGTAGCACTGACATAGCTCTAAGGGACCAGAACTTTATATTCAATATTAGAGTGCTTGTTTCTGTTATTCTGGATCACCTACCTGTTCGTACAGACTAAAAAGGTCACATCTCTGGAGCCCTCAGCTGCCTTCCAAATATGCCCCTATCCCAGTACTTTGTCAACATCTCCTTCTTCCAGCCACCTGCTTTCCTCATGATTGGCATCCCAGGCATGAAGGCTGCTCATGGATGGATCTCCATCCCCTTCTCATCCATGTACATGATGGCCCTCACTGGAAACTGCCTGATCCTCCTGGCTATAAGGAAGACTCCAAATCTACACCAGCCCATGTACTACTTCCTCTCCATGCTGGCCCTCACTGATGTGGGCCTCACCTTGTCCACACTGCCCACCACCCTGGCTGTGCTCTGGTTTGATCATCGACTCATTGGCTTCAATGCGTGCCTGATCCAGATGTTCTTCTTGCACTTCTTCTCTGTGGTGGAGTCCTCAGTGCTCCTGGCCATGTCATTTGACCGCTTTGTGGCCATCTCTAGCCCCTTGCACTATGTGTCTGTCCTCACAAATAATGTCATCATCAAGATGGGGCTGGCCATAGTGGCAAGAGCCACTGTGTCCCTCTTCCCTTTGCCATTTTTGCTGAAGCGACTGAACTATTGCCCTGGCAAGATCCTCTTGTCACATTCATTCTGCTTCCATGCAGATGTCATGAAACGGGCCTGTGCTGACATTACTGTCAACATCCTTTATGGGCTATACGTGGTCTTGTCCACAGTGGGTGTAGACTCCTTGCTTATTGTGCTGTCCTATATCCTTATTCTTCATACAGTGATGGGTCTAGCCTCTCCCAAGGAACGCTTACGGGCCCTCAACACCTGTGTATCTCATTTCTTAGCTGTTCTGGTATTCTACATCCCAGTCATAGGTGTGTCCATGATCCACCGATTTGGGAGGCACCTTCCACACATTGTGCATGCTCTTGTTGCCTATGTGTACCTGGTGGTGCCTCCTGTGCTCAATCCCATCATCTACAGCGTGAAATCCAAGCCCATCAGGAGGGCCATGCTCAGAGTGCTGAGAAGGAAAGGCCAAGGTTGACAACTCAGAGTACCCACAAAATCTACAGGAATTATGGTCAAATGTCCATATCTTATACCCAGATGACCTTTTTTTAAAGCTCTGACCCAGaaatattatgcaaaaaaaaatttgatgagGAACTGTCTGGATTCTTTCAAGCCTTCGttacttcaagtattttattttggttGAATTGTGCAAAAATCTGTGTTCATCACTAGAGATATTGAAAGGAATAGTGGCAGGTAGTTGGCATAGTAGTGAAGATACCACtttgaacacctgcatcccatattggtgtgcctgggttcaaatcttggttGATCCCCtggttccatcttcctgctaatgcacatccggGGAAGCACCTGTGATGGCACAAATgagtgggccctgccacctacatgggacatcCAGATTGGACTCTtagctgttggctttggcctgactcaaccCCAGCTCTTGTCACTCTTGAGAAGTAAACAAGTAGATGATTTCTCAGTTTCTCAATCTCTTTTGCTCACttgatcttgctctctctcaaataaataaaaaatgttttaagttaaaCATAGACAGTCTCTTCTTTCCATTGTAGTACAGAGGCCTTTATGTATACAATTAGACAAAGTGTAATTAGGCTGTAAtggatgtatatatacatatttatgtatacatacacacacatatattatatatataatatacacacattatatacattatacacacatacatacacacattattatattatatataatatatgtataatacacacacactatatatataatacacacacacatacacacaaacccctacatacatacatatattggtagacctggaagaagctcctggctcctggctttggattggcacagctccggccattggagccatctggggagtgaaccagtggatggaagacctctctgtctctacctctctctgcaactctgtctttcaaataaattttaaaaaaagtattcacCTGTATATTCTTTGGTGACATCTACAATTAAATGGGAATAATTATAGCCCCTAGTTTATAATGTTATAAGGATGGATAGACATAAAGTAACATAATATATAGAGTAAACATCAAAGATTTTTCTATTCTTGTTATTGTAgtagtcattcattcattagAACAGATATTTAATTTGTGGCCACTTAAATTTCTGAGCCTGTGGCCGGTATTGTGGTGTaaaaggttaagccacttcctgcagtgctggcatcccatatggtcactggtttgagtcctggctgctccacttctgatccagctcccttttaatgagcctgagaaaacagcagaagatagcccaagtgcttaggccccttcatccccatgggagacctggaaaaagctcctggctcctagcttcagccaggtccagtcctatctgttgtggccatctggggattgaaccaacaaatgaaagattctctctctctctctctgtgtgtgtgtgtgtgtctctttctctctctctctctctctctctctgtgtgtgtgtgtgtgtgtgtgtgtaagtaacCCTGCgtgtcagataaaaataaataaatcttaaaaagaagtccTGAGTTTTCAGAAATGAATAAGGCCCaattttttgcttttgaaaatctCATATTCCATTggaataaagaggaaaaataaataagaaagtacaGTGACAAGTAAAAAGTTACTGACATAGGGTAAGGACagagaaataagcaaaataataataataataataatgttaggAAAAGCAGGAAGTTCAGTTATCTGAAGGCTCTGTCTTGGCTGTGTcttcttcaaatttttatttatttatttcagaggtagagagatagggagaaagagagagagagagagaaagagatagagagagctcccatccattggttcactttccaaatgcctgtacaGAACAGAAAttgaccaagctgaagccaggagcagggaactcagtcctagtctcctacatgggttacAGGGATGCAAGCAATTgagtcatctcctgctgcctctcatagTCTTCATTAGCAGAAAGTAGGAATCAGGAggacagccgggatttgaacccaggcactctgacttggATGTTGATATCCCAACCATTGTCTTAATTAGCAGGCCAAATGCCAACACTGtgaattcttaaaagaaaaaagaaaaaaaaaagagggagcaaTGTTTactctagtggttaagatgtcaccaTCCCtcattgtagtgcctgggttcagtttccaggtccaattcctgacttcagcttcctgctaatgtggaccctaggaAGTACTGGTGAACTCTCaaacacttgggttcctgcccttcacaggggagacttggattgtgaagcttccagcttcagctcaTTCTAGTTacagccattgcagttatttgaggagtgaatcagcagatgggtgcTCTCCAGCTGCCTGAGACATCtcaaacaattttaaaactattttaaaagctttatgaTACATATAAGGGAATATGGAGTGGTGTggggaaattagaaaaataacagtAGAAGGGAGCATTGAAAATTGAGCGATGAGTAGGGCTTTCAAGAAAGAGTGAATGCACATGGGTGGCTAGAGGAGAGAATGAGGTGGCAGAGGAAAAAGTTGGACTGGGAGGCTCAGCTCACAAAACTAGAACCTTTCAAAATCCATGCTGAGGGCACTGGATCTGTCCTTGAGCATAAGGTATGGTCAGTTACCATGGATCATGATCCAATTGGAAATGTGAATGAGATACTAAAGAAGCCCTTGAACTGTTGTACAGCAtttatcttcttctgctttgtaACCTAAGGATGGTGAATTTGTGACCACTCTTATATCTGGAAACTATATTTTATCTGTGTCCTCATTCTTGGAAGCTATTGTATTAGGGCAAGATAGAGACTCCACATAACATCTTTGTGTATGACACATATAACTGAAACCATAGTTTTACCAGGTTATATGGCCCACATGCTGAAGCTGCTTATACCTGAGACTGAACATGCTGTATACCCCATTCTTTATCTAGGCCATGTTGGTTAGGTAATAAACAGTTCAGGTAATTATTCAAAAATCTTTTTTGTTCTACCTCTAAAATCTAAAGCAGACTAGCAAGTATTGAGGATCTTTCTTGATGGTGGAAGGTACAAGGAGCAATCATTTGTCTTACTTTGGAGAAAGCTTGCtggcaaaacaaaaacccaccaaCCTGTAAGAACTTGGCTGATGTGGCACGCTGCTGAATGTCTGAGGAATTTAACTCCCGTTCTGCACTGTGCATGTGTCTTACTGGAAATGAGACTCAGAATACCAGCCGCTTCCTAACTTCTAACACTTTGGCCATCAAACTCAATATCTACGTTCAATTCTACATTCCACTGGATGATATTTTTCCTCCTGTGGCACAGACATTAATCCTTTTCTCAGCATCTACTGAATCTTTAACCCAGTCATTAGTCCCAAGAAGTCTCACGCCACTGTTGGCTAACTCTGTCTCTTCCCAGTAAATACAAAGATACTCTTTCTTAAAATGAGGTAAGCAACCACAGGAGAACCAAGGGAGCATCCTAGCTCTGGGGGGCATGTcttagagagagctggattgcggAATTCTGCTTGCTCATTTTGCTTATCTCTCTGGACTTCTCTTTATCCCCACCACTCCTCACCTCCTATAACAGCAGTGGAGCTGAACagagagcaattttttttttcaattcaaagCGTGGTGTCCCTGGAGACTGGGTGCATTTTCCAGCAGCAGCATAAAAGCAGATTCTCTTAGCTGTAAGGGAATCCTGGGCTTCTTTAGGATGCAACACCACAACAGTGCAGGCTGGGATCACAGGCAAGGTGAGTTGTCATGGTCCAGACTCAGACCTTTGTCCCTGTCCAGGTGttgaagggagacagagatagcagagaaataaataaatgtgggtTTCATACTGTGCATGAGAGAAGAGGTGAAGACTCCCTTGATATGGCTCACCGGTGTTGTATCTCATTATGTGCCTGCACTGGTATTTCACAGTGGGTCCCTTCTTGACTAGCACCCTAGAAAAATATAAGTAGTGATGGTTTGCAAAAGGCCACAGGTTTCTTCAATGAGCTTTTCACTAAATCATCAAAATTGACTGAATTCCTAGTAACAAACATACAACTACAAGTTAGTGAAGGTTACCCAGATAAACAGAACCAATTggaaatatatacttatatatctatatctatctatcaatcaacctgtgtgtttgtgtgtgaatgtgtgtgtgtgtgtatgtatagtgTGAGAGTgtgatataaagagagagagagacacagagagaagaaacgagagagagagagagagagagagattaaggaaTTGTTTCATGCAATTGTTGGAGCTGACATTTTGAAATCTGCCTCAGAGGCTGGAGATTCAGAGTAGAGTTGACATTGTGTTTAAAAGCAATTTGGTGCagaattcttttttccttcttttcacttCCCTCTTTTAACTAATTAGATGAAGCCCAACCACAATTTAGATAGCAATTACCTTTATTTCCTGTATTAAAAATCTAGTAATTTAAATGTTGatgacatgttttaaaaatgttaccaGTAACACATATATTGGCATTTGACCCAAAACTGTATGCCCTGACTTAGCCAAGTGGACCTGTAAAATCATATATACCACAGGCTTGAGTAGTTTTATCAGTAAGTATAAGGTTTATGGTTTGTGGGAAGTTCAAACTAATAAAGAAGAGAGATAAATgagaaattatgaaataaatgagtaaactgttttcaaaatatgtgaatttgtaaagaaaatgaaaaagaaaaaattataacatacaaaaatgaaaatttgagaGCAAGAACAACTTACAAGATGGAGATTCAGAGGGGAAAAAACTTAGCAAAGTGGAGAGGTGGGAAGATAAAATTGTATATAGAAACACCATCTTGGAACCATAGAATGACACagttcaaaatacagaaaatctaaTGTAAGTCAAtgattttgcagatgagaaaatgcaGGACCATGAGGAAAAAGTGAGCTTGGCATATATTACAATCTAGGACAGTGCAGACTATTGTGACAAACCACCAAGACTGAATTGTTCTACCAAGTCTCCTGCAGAGTCCTttgatctctctctacctcagtGTGTTAACATGTATAAGTTGAGAGAGTTAAATCTGTTGCACAATATTGTTACAGAGCAGAGGGGCAATATACTAAAGTATAATAGCATAGATAAATCCAGAAATGTCTTCTCATTTAATGTGCTTTGTTCTGCCTGTCAGTATTACTCCAACAATTTCAAGACATGGAGAGGAAACTCCAGGGTCTCTCTCACTGTAGTTATCTCAGATACTCTAGTTCTAGAATCTTACAAAGATGTCCACTGATGGACTGGCATGGAAATGATTATGAAATTCAGTGGGGCAGTGGTATGGCAAGTAAAATGTGCCAATTTAAACATGGTAACTTAGAAAGATTAAACTGATTGAGATGGCTTAAGAACTCTGGGGGcttggggagaggaggagaggtggtggTATAAGTTGAGGGCAGCTTACCTAAGATACAATAAATGATGATGAGAGTAGAAGCAATTTACTCAGGGATTGAACAAAGTACAGAACATAGTGGTTAAGGTATATTAGGCAGATAAAATGGATCAATGCAGGTAATCTAATGGCAAGGCTatcagaatcatttttttctctagGTATCtccattatatttcttttttaaaaaatatttatttatttatttttaaaagatttatttatttacttatttatttattatttagagttaacagagaaagaaagaggcagagagagagagaggtcttccatcctctggttcactccccaattggctgcaactgttggagctgcgccaatccgaagccaggagccagaagcttcttctgggtctggatcagaagtggagcaaccaggactggaaccagtgcccacatgggatgctggcactgcaggcggtggccttacccactacgccacagtgccgaacCCTCTCCATTATACTTCTTAAAGCAGGGTATGGATTGATCCAAATATTAAGATTTCTTGTTGATATGGTAAGAAAGCATTGTTAAGAAACTTAACCAAACCCTTTTTGGAAATTTCTTTTCTGCACCTATAAATCAACCTGTGACCAATTGCCAAATTGTGTAATGAATGCATGGTTGCCTGAGATAGGGCCTCATTTACTTCCTCTTCCAAAATTAGCCACTGATTCTTTTATCTGGAAGCTAGGGGAAcatattatcttttatttcattttccttcatgAAATTTTATACTTTACTATTTAtgcttttttaaggaatttattaatacattagggtctcagggtcacagcaaattcaTGGTATTACTACAGCACAATTCTCATCACTTCTCATagtaatatgatttttttaaaaaaacttttattatataaggtgaacaagtttcatgtatttcaataacacagatttaggagcacttcccactctaccctccctcccactcatgttcccacccatcttcctccttccattcttacttttgctttcaatttttacaataacatattcTCATATATTTATAATCAGAAGCTGaaccttccactaagtaaagaattcaacaaatagtaagtagaaaaaactatACTTTCAAGGATCAATTATGTAGTtcattaatgtgatattaatacaaatagaATAGATCCAATGTAGTTCAGAGGTACAATACTAACAATATAATGATACTTGTGTattcatttaaagaagaaaatgttgacTGTAAATATACTCTGTTCCAGGCACTGCATAAGGCAAAAGTTGTCTGttatcaagaaaaataatatgacTACTGTACTCCTGGATTTGAAAGTAAGAGAACAATAAAGAAACATCAAGAAAAGAGcaattacttctttttatttatttttttattttacaggtagagttatagacagtgagagagagaacagaaagaaaggtcttctttccattggttcactccccaaatggccgctatggctggcgctgtgccgatctgaagccaggggccaggggtctcttcctggtctcccatgcaagtgcaggggcccaagaacttaggcatcctcactgccctcctgggccacagagagagctggactggaagaagagcaaccgggactagaaccttgtgcccatatgggatgccagcaccacagatggaggattaaccaagtgagccacggcaccagccagcaATTACTCCTTGATTCTCAGTTTTCCTATCTATACAATAGAGGAAAAAAACACGGCTTTGTCCAAGATGTGGTTGATTCTAAATATGGCAAAAATTCagtgaaagatattttttaattaaacttttatttaatgaatataaatttccaaagtacagcttatgggttacaatggcttccccctcccaaaacttgcctcccacccacaaccctcccctttcccgctccctctccccttccaatcacatcatgattcattttcaattctctttatatacagaagatcagtttagtatatattaggtaacgatttcaacagtttcaacagtttgcccccatatagcaacacaaagtgaaaaaaaatactgttggagtactagttatagcattaaataagagtgtacagcacattaaaggcagagatcctacataatattttttttaaattaattttctatgccatttccaattcaacaccaggttttttttttcatttccaattctctttatatacagaagatcaattcagtatataattagtaaagatctcatcagtttgtacccatgcagaaacacaaagtgtaaaaatactgtttcagtactagttatagcatcactgcacattagacaacacattaaggacagatctcacatgggatgtaagtacacagtgacttctgttgttgacttaacaatttgacactcctgttcatggcgtcagtaatctccctaggctctagtcatgagttgccagggctatggaagcctttagggttcgctgactttgatcttattccgatagggtcatagtcaaagtggaagttctctcctcccttcagagaaaggtacctccttctttgatggccctgttctttccattgggatctcactcacagagatctttcatttaggtcttcttcttttattcttttccatggtatcttggctttccatgcctacaatactctcatgggctcttcagccagatccgaatgccttaagggctgattctgaggccagagtgttgtttaggacatctgccattctatgagtctgctgtgtatcccactttccatgttggatctttctctccctttttgattctatcagttagtattagcagacacttgtcttgtttgtgtgatccctttgattcttagacctatcggagccatcgaatgtgaactgaaattgatcacttggactagtgagatggcattgatattgatgggattgtattggaatcccctggcacatttctaactccatcatttggggcaagtctgattgagcatgtcccaaattgtacatctcctccctctctttttccactcttaaatttaacagggatcacgtttcagttaaaatttaaacacctaagaataattgtgtgttaattacagagttcaaccactagtactagaacaacaacaacaacaacaacaaatacattgtacatctagagtcaggacaagagctgatcaggtcattgtttcttatagtgtccatttcacttcaacaggtttcccctttggtgctcagttgtcactgatcagggaaaacaaatgatatttgtctctttggaactggcttaattctcAGTGAAAGATATTTAAGCACATCTCATTATATTTATTACAAATTGAAGTTCATAGAAGTACCATGGGCAAGATAAATGGATGACATCAGGAGGAATTGATGTCACAAAGTACATAACCAGAGATGATAGAACAGCACCTGCTTATTCTCTCAGACTCATTACTGCTACAAATATTC
This window of the Lepus europaeus isolate LE1 chromosome 7, mLepTim1.pri, whole genome shotgun sequence genome carries:
- the LOC133764546 gene encoding olfactory receptor 51I2-like, translating into MPLSQYFVNISFFQPPAFLMIGIPGMKAAHGWISIPFSSMYMMALTGNCLILLAIRKTPNLHQPMYYFLSMLALTDVGLTLSTLPTTLAVLWFDHRLIGFNACLIQMFFLHFFSVVESSVLLAMSFDRFVAISSPLHYVSVLTNNVIIKMGLAIVARATVSLFPLPFLLKRLNYCPGKILLSHSFCFHADVMKRACADITVNILYGLYVVLSTVGVDSLLIVLSYILILHTVMGLASPKERLRALNTCVSHFLAVLVFYIPVIGVSMIHRFGRHLPHIVHALVAYVYLVVPPVLNPIIYSVKSKPIRRAMLRVLRRKGQG